cgtatctttttgaattagtgttttcattttcttcggatatatacccaggagtgctattgctggatcatatggtagttctatttttagttgtttgcagaacctccatactgttttccacattggctacaccaatttacattcccaccaacagtgtacaagggttcccttttctccacatcttgccaacatttgttatttgtggtctttttgaatgatagccattctgacaggtgtgtacatgttattttcttaaatattatttgaataattCAGGGAAGAGCTGATTAGAGTCTGACCCCAGGGCAGGGGCAAGACGGTGAAGGGTGTAGAGAGGAGGGGCCAATTTTTCTCATGGATAGAAAGGACTTGGAAACCAATTGGATATACTTGTGGAGAGCAAAGGAGGGAGGAGTTCAGAGTTTTAACTAGGATGGTAGGGCTGCTCAGCCTGGTGAGAAATGCAGGGGGAAGGGTTGTGGTGCAGGGGGAAGGGTATAATTATCCCTTCCCTTGGCTTCTCAAAGTACTCTGTTTATCTCATTATTACACTACATTTTTAGCACCAGTGCTGTGTGTCACTCTTGCTTGTGGCTGTCTCTGTCTCCCCAGAGGGCGGCAACCCTGGCTGATTCACTCTCTCTGGATTCTCAGCAACTAATGCAGAAGAGCAGTCGCTAGATTGGAGCTAGCGGCACTGCTGCACCCCTCAGCTCATGTAATAGCAATAACTAGCGTTATGTGTGAGCTCATCttttatgccaggcactgctaaGAACTTTATATGTGTTAGGTATATAATCCTCGTCATGCCCCTATGAAGTGAAATTATTAATGGCATTATTTAACAGATACAGAAACGAAGTCACTGAAAGGTTAaagatgcccaaggtcacacagctcttaaTTATTCTATGTCTTTATAATCATGAAACTTGAACAACTTCTGTGAATTCAGTGTGGTGGGAGCGTCCAATCCCATATGgtagatgaggaaagtaaggcccagagaggtgattTTTCCAAGGTTACATGAAAGGAGCAGTACTAGAAATGAGGTTGAAGTAAGGAAAATGTGGTAGCATGGATGGATCTTAAAAGATAGCGctgattgaaaaaaattaacaaacagaaatacatattagtatatacatatatagctatTTGTGTAAACATGTACTATGCACtgcacatttttcaaaatatgtacaAACTAAAAAATTACACATTAAGCACATTAGAGTGGTTGCCTTAGGCTGAGGAGAGGAAATGAGTGAGCTATGAGGTGGCATAACAGGGCACCACAGACTAGGAGTCTTAatcaacagatgtttattttctcatagttctggagactggaagtccaagatcaaaatgccagcagggttggtttctggtgtggCCTCTTTTCTTGggttgcagacagccaccttctcactgtgtcctcacatggcctttcctttgtGCATGTGCAGAGAGAGATTGCTGGtgtcccttcttataaggacaccagaccTATAgaatcagggccccacccttctGACCTCACTTAACCTTATTTCCTCCTTAAAGGTCTTacctccaaatatagtcacattgggggttagggctccaACACATGAAGTGGGGggtagggggacacaattcagtctataacaggggctaaatgggaaataataaatagaaccatgaagaatagagaaagaaaatggggtTGGAGCAATAGGCAGGATCCAGATTGAGCAAGGCCTTATAGGTCATACTAAGGGGACTCGCTTTAAAGTTTCAGAGAGGTCACTCAGTTCATAAATGCTAAAGctagggtatgtgtgtgtgtgtgtgtgtgtgtgtatatatatatatatatagtatattgtaTACATAACTGAttaactccaaagcccatgtcaTCCGAAACCACTCTGAGTCCtgataacaaaatataaatgtgtgtatttcATCTTACTATGAAAAAAATGGAGTTCAGAGAGGGcaaatcacttgcccaaggtcacacagtaagtgggagagctgaggtttgggaagttctttctgactccaaagccaagcTCCTTTTACAAGTTCTGCAGCCTGCCAGCCTTTGTCCCGGACTAACTTCAATCACTCACTCTTTCGTGCATTCATTTATCTAGTATATTATTTATTGgcaccttctttattttttctttctttcttttttttttttgtggtacgcgggcctctcactgttgtggtctctcccattgcagagcgcaggctcagcggccatggctcatgggcccagtcgctccgcggcatgtgggatcctcccggaccggggcacgaacccgtgtcccctgcatcggcaggcggactcttaaccactgcaccaccagggaagccctattggtaccttctttgtgccaggccctgtgcaagACACCAGGGATATAGAAATTAGAAgacatggtccctgtcctcagAAAACTCAGCGGGGAGTAGAAGAGATATCCAGATAAGCAAAGGTGGGCAATGGAGCGGCCTGTGAAAGGTGCTGGGGAGTCTAGAGCATGGAAAATGACTctgcctggggtgggtggggaaggtttcatagaggaggaagaagagcccTTTGAATCAAACCCTAGAAGGATAAAGAGCAGTTCACCTGGTGCAGAAGAAGGTAAAGTTCAACATACACAGAGCCTAGGATATGGGCACTCACTAAGGGTGAGTGAAAGATGGGGTGATGAGGTCAGATGGGGGAGGCTTTGGCTGCCAAGTCAGGACTCAGAATTGATTCTGAGATCACTGGGAAGCCCATGAAGGGTTTCAAGCAGGGGAGTGCCTTGGCCAGGATTCTGAAGGACAGTCTCTCTAGAAGAGGTGTCCAAAGACCTGAAGTCCTTTTAAGAATCCAGTGCAAGACCTGGCGAGGAAAATTGATTGCCCCTCCCACCCTCAATCTTTGTTATGGCTTTTGGTCCACTCAGACccttggaacattttttttttaaccacctctGTCAAAGCCTTCATCTCACTTGCTAGAGACCAAcccacttccttcctctctgcttaCACCCTACCTCCCACCAGGGTGATGGGGTTACAATGGGGCTTGGAATAAAGGTGTACAGAGAACAGAGGGGTTGAAGCTTCCTATTGGGGTTATGGGCAAAGGTATCCAGGAATTGAGGACCACAGCTGTTCTTGGTCTCAGCTTTTCCCACCTGTCTGGGCCAGTTTGAGCATCTCAGCTTCCTACATTGCCCGCCCCCTTGTTTGCCGCCCTCAACTTCCTGCCCCACcagaggaagtggggagagacAGCAGGTGCAGCGACAGCTATCGGGGCCATGGTGAGTCTTTATGCCCAGGAATCCAGGCATCTCTGCCCCCAGTCCCCTACCCCCAGGTTAACCAGGTCAACCCACAATAGGCTGACTTCTCCTAGCCTCTGAGATCAGGTTATCCTGGGGGCCCTGCCTGCTGCCCCCAGCAGCCTCATATTGTCCACCCCCTGCCAACAGGACAAGGAGTATGTGGGTTTCGCCGCCCTCCCCAACCAGCTGCATCGCAAGTCCGTCAAGAAGGGGTTTGACTTCACACTCATGGTGGCAGGTCTGGGGGTTTTGGAGAGGGGCCTGGCAAGGGGTCCTCAAGAGACCTTGGCTGTCCCCTCACCTGACCAGCTGGGGCTGTCTTGTCCACAGGGGAGTCAGGCCTGGGAAAATCTACCCTCATCAACAGCCTATTTCTCACCAACCTCTATGAGGATCGGCAAGTCCCAGAGGCCAGGGGTAAGACTCCCTCCTCACCGTGCTCTCCAGGCACTCTGACCCCCTCCTCCCATGTCCCTAGACTGCactctcttcctttccatctGGGTTTCCCATGACATTCTGGGGGACTCAGGCAGCTCACTGCTTTTCTCTGAGACTCACTCTCCTCCCCTGAAAAATGGGTGGAGGCAACTGTGAGTCTGAGAAAGGAAATTAGTCCTGCCTCAGGCCCCTACCCAGCTCCCTGACCTCTCCCCATCCTTATAGCTCGCTTGACACAAACACTGACCATCGAGCGCCGGGGCGTGGAGATCGAGGAGGGGGGTATTAAGGTGAAGCTGACCCTGGTGGACACACCTGGCTTTGGGGACTCAGTGGACTGTTCAGACTGGTGAGGAATGGGGGAGGACCTGGGGCTCAGCTTCCCAATGTGGCTACTCTGTGGAGACTGAGGGGTCAGATTCTGGGCTGGTCTGTCCTGCcctaccccccgccccccgccaaagGTGAGGCCTGTTTCTGGTGGCCTTGTGGCCCAAATTGCCCTGTACTTCCCGACATCTCACCTGCCAGTTTCCTCttatgtctttggttggagccAAAGAAACTACTTCCCACACCCACAGTCCTGGCTAGccttttccccttccctgtgcTGTGGTCCCTGTTCTCTGACTTGCCgctctctccccacaccccagctGGCTGCCCGTGGTGCGCTTCATTGAGGAGCAATTTGAGCAGTATCTTCGGGATGAGAGTGGCCTGAACAGGAAGAACATCCAGGATTCCCGTGTCCACTGCTGCCTCTACTTCATCTCACCCTTTGGCCGGGGGTCCGAGGGGCACCCTGGGGAGTTGGGACATttggggagggctggagggggagTGTCTCTGTGCCCTGAAACTGAGCCCTGACCAATCCCTGGGTGCAGGCTCCGGCCCCTAGATGTGGCCTTCCTCCGGGCGGTGCATGAGAAGGTCAACATCATCCCAGTCATTGGCAAAGCAGATGCCCTGATGCCTAAGGAAACACAGGCCCTCAAGCAGAAGGTGTGTGCGGTGGCCTCTGACATTTGGCCTCACATGAAGCCAAAAGTCATGATCAAAATCGAACTCAGCCATGACTTCTTTGATCTTGGGGTAGCCCTTTTGGAGCGTGATGTGTCAGGCTAGACTGTGGAAGAAAGTTTCTGAGGAAGGTGGGTCATAAGCTGCCTAAGGAAGCCATGTCTCTGGAGGTTCGGAATAGAATCCCTGGGCTGGATGCTTGGCTAAGGCCTGTCTGAGGCCAGGGGTGTAGACATAATGACCAATATTATCCTTCTGGCCCCAGGATGCTGactgccccacccccccaccttccCACGCCCCTGTGTCTTCAGAGCCCTTTCCCACTGTTTCCACTTATGCCTCTCTCTCCTGATCTTTCGGTGTCTGCTCAGCTTCAAAACTTCCCAGGCATCAGTCTTCCCATTAGGGTAActgtctcagtttttcaccatctaCGTCTCTGTCTCtcgttgtttgagattttttcaGTCATCCCGTATGTCCATCTTTCACCATCTCTGTCTTTCAtgtcttcctctctgtctcttccaCCCCGTGTCTGCATCTATATCTCACTGTCTCTGGTCATGCAATGTCTGTGGTTCACAGTCTCTGTGTTTCTCACCGTCTCTGCATCTGTCTCCTCCAAGATCCGGGAACAGTTGCAGGAGGAGGAGATCAATATCTACCAGTTCCCTGATTGTGACTCTGATGAGGATGAAGACTTCAAGAGGCAGGATGCGGAGATGAAGGTGCAGAGGCaaaggaggaaggggcagagaagCCGGGGAGGGCGGATGTGGAGGTGGGAGCTGAGAAAGAGGTTTCTGCCCAAAGAGGGCAACGGTGATCGCTGACTCCTGCCCTCTAGGAAAGCATCCCTTTTGCTGTCGTCGGTTCCTGCGAAGTAGTGAGGGACGGCGGGACCCGACCGGTGAGGGGACGCTGCTACTCCTGGGGCACCGTGGAGGGTGAGTAAGGCCAGGAACGCATTCTGAGGCCAGCAGGGAGCCCAGGACGCCTCCGAGTCAACCGCACCCAACAGGTGAAGTTGGGGAGAGTTCTGGTTCCGGGGGTCCTAAAAGTCAAAAGAGGGGTCCTTGGGCAGCAGACCCGACCCAAGCTCCCCGACTCTTGCCGGTCCGCCCCCCAGTGGAGAACCCACATCACTGCGACTTCCTGAACCTGCGACGGATGCTAGTGCAGACACACCTGCaggacctgaaggaggtgacGCATGATCTGCTCTATGAGGGCTACCGGGCGCGCTGCCTACAGAGCCTGGCCCGGCCTGGGGCGCGTGATCGAGCCAGCCGTAGGTGAGAGCCAGAGCTGACTCCTAGGTGCTTCCAAGGCTCCGCGCTCACCATCCATGACCCCGGCCTTCACCTTCTAGACCTCTCTCCCGGAGCCTTTCTTTCCCCACCCACTTTGCGTATGGCCCTAACCTGAAGGACATGGTCCCGCCAAACCCCAGGCCCTGCCTCGCGGCAGTGACTCACAACCACGGTTCTCGACTTTGATTCCTGCCCCTTTCCTCCACCCCCTAGCAAGCTCTCCCGCCAGAGCGCCACAGAGATCCCGCTGCCCATGCTGCCTCTGGCCGACACGGAGAAGTTGATCCGCGAGAAAGACGAAGAGGTGAGCAAGCACCTCTCTTTCCCCCAGATCAAGGCCCCAAATCCTCTTCGAAGTCCCTTTCTGGCCTTGCCCGCCCAGTCCCACTGCCTGCAATCTTGCCCCGTACAGCTGCGCCGCATGCAAGAGATGCTGGAGAAGATGCAGGCCCAGATGCAGCAGAACCAGGCTCAGGGCGAGCAGTCGGACGCTCTCTGAGACCCCCGCCCGGACCCTACTTTACCTCGCCTCCGCCTTCAGTTCGTCTCTTGTCCAATCCTCGAGCCCTAGGCTGCCCGGCGCTTAATCCCGGAGCCCCAGCCTGTAAGGCCCGCCCTTGCAAGGGGTTAGCGGGCTAGCAGGTTCTCCCAATCCTGGAGTGTGTAGCCCCGCCTTTGGCTCCGCCCCGACCCCGCCTTGGCTCCGCCCCAATCCGCCTCGGCCCACCTAGCGAGCCAGagcttccctcccatcccctaaCTCTCCCAGCCCCTAActctcccaccccgccccacttCACCCAAACGGCGACTTCAATAAAAACTGAATTTCCCTGAGGCCACGCAAGTCTTCTCTTTCCCAGCGGGAATAAGCGGCGGGCGTAGCGGGTGAAACCGTTCCACCCAGGCCTCTGGGccactatttattcattcatttgctggGCACTCGTTTCGTGCCAGCCGGTGTTTCAGCGCAGCCTCCCACGTGAGCTCTGCTCACACAAACGCACTGAAGCCGTCGCGGATAAGAAACGAGACCAGTTTAATTTATTAGGAGTCAAGGTGGGGTGGTCGCACTGGCAGGAAGGCGTTGCCCAGCAGAGGCCTAAGAGGGTCCGCTACTCCTGGTCCTTGGCGTCGCCATGCGTGATGACGTAGCATATGTTCTTGTAGTCTACGTTGCCGCCCACGTCGGGGGGGAAGGCCGCCCACATATTCGTGATCTGGGGAAAAAACGCAGGGGTATCTCCAACCGGTTCCTTAcgttccccttcccccagccctccgCTTCTCCTAGGCCCTTTCCCCACTCACCTCTTCGCGGGTGAAGCGGTCACACTGCGTGGTAAGCAGCTCCTCCAGGCTGGAGAGAGGTGACAGAGGTTGGGCTTCGTGATTCCTTTCCACTCCCTCCCACCTCATGCCCGTTGCCATTCCCAGTCTTGCCTTGAAAACCAGGGTTACTCTGGATTCCTCTTTGGTCTCCCAAACACTCTGGCCTCCCCCCTTTTGCCCTTCCCCCTGTGTGCTGTGAAAATTTAATCCCATCGCCACAATCCTAATTTTTCCCTTATCTCTGGCAGTGCCTAACTCTTGGTAGGAATTTAAGGAGGCTTTCTGTGTGGGAGCAGCTGGAGGGTGTCACTTACAACTGCTTCTTGATGGTGCCCTTCCCCTCAGGGTCCAGGACCTTGAAGGCTCCAGTGATCACATCCTCAGGGTCGGCACCTGGGGGGGTCAGAGGGCACATGAAGCTGAAGGGTTGCTAAAGGGTCAGTCCCTGAAAGGTCTGGGGACAGGCATCTGGGGGTTTGGACCCAGGACACTTCATTCACCTTTGAGCTTCTCCCCAAACATGGTCAGGAAGACAGTGAAGTTGATGGGCCCACTGGCTTCCTTCATCATGTCATCTAGCTCCTCATTCTTCACATTGAGACGCCCTGGAACAGGGTGGGGGAAGCATGGAGTGGAGTGGGGTCTAGGGGCCAGGGAATAATGCTTCCCATAAATTCACATCATCCCATCCATTTTTTATCTGGGTagactgaggcccagggtggACCTGGCAGGGCTGGAACCTAAGGCTGCTGAATTCCCAGGACTCTGCAGCCTTGAATCTTTACAGGTGGCGTAGGCTCACCCATGGCTGCGAAGGTGTCCCGCAGGTCCTCCTTGTCGATAATGCCATCACGATTCTGGTCAATTACTGTGAAGGCCTGTGGAGGGCCAGGGTAGGGAGAGGTTAGGTCCCCCATGGCCAGGCTTCAGCATCCTTACTCTAGGCAGATCAGATTCTGAGATTCTGGCCCCCAGCCAGCCGTCCACTTCCACTCCAAGCAGGGAGGAGTACAAGGAATTCTAAACCCTTCCCCTCCCGCCAACAGGTGCACATTccagggaggggttgggggaggggcagcaaggGGAGTCTTTGGTCAGCCTTCAGTCTCCCTTCTCCCCGCCCTTACCTCCTTGAACTCCTGGATCTGGGTCTGATCGAACATGGAGAAGACATTGGAGCTTCCGCCCTCTGCCACTGCCTTTCTCCTGGCCTTCTTGGGTGCCTGAGGGATGAGGGTTGGGCAGAGGGGTTCATGGACCAATCCCTACTCCTCTCTAGAGGCGATGGATTAGATTCAGGCTTCTTTGAGTCCATTCCTCTAAAGCAACTTTTCTGGCTCTAGGCTTCCTCTTCCTTATGCTGAGGAGACCTGCTGCACTTGTACCCCCGAATTCCTCTGGGTAGCCCTCAAGTCCCCATCCTTCCGTCCTACCCAACAAGTGGAGTGTACCTCCCCTTCTCAGTGCCCTGACCCTGCCTCCTCTGAGTCCCAGACTTGCTGCGTGACCCTGATCACTCACTCACCTGAACCTCtactttctcatttataaaatgggagtgGGAACACTTGTCTGGCTGGCCCCGGGGGTTTTAGGAAGATGGAGTGCAGGATGGCATGGAGCATGCTTTGAGAGGGACTGGGCTCCTGCGAGTGGAGCGTCTAGGCATATTATCCTTGGTTGGATCCTCTAGGGCATCATTCTGTACATTCCCCATTAGTGATATCAAGAAAGGGAAGattcatcttttttcctcttgCCAGACTGGGAACCAGCTACTTTCTTTCAAAGGATGAGGCTGCCCTGAGGTCTGAGGGatctgggcaggggctgggggattcTCACTCACCATATCTTAGGTCTCCTGGGGGCCAGGCAGTGGCTCTGGCTGGAAAGGAGCAGAGAGTCAGCCTGGGGCAGTCCCTCTGGAGTTATATAGTCCTGCCCCAGGGAGTCATTAACATACCAGGGTAACCTTAGCCCTGTGGGTGCCCACCCCAGATACCAAAATAGCCCAGCTCAGGGCCTCTCCTTTCTTGGGCTGGCAACAGCtggagcccagggagggagggaggagggagtgagTCTTGGGATGCAGGTATCACTAGGACCTGGGCAGGAAGGAATGTTCTTTCTCCCCAAAGGAGGCTGGAATGTGCCAGGGTTCAGAGAGGGCCCAGGCTGAGACACAGGACTAGGAAAGAGATGCACCAGGCTCCTGTACCCCTGTGTGGGGTGGGCCCAGATTTAAACCCAGtaaatttattgagtacctacagtgtgccaggcactggtccaTGCTTTGCAGGTGCACTTTGACAAACACAGTCCCCCCCACTGTGGAGTTCACACTCAAGGGTATGTATATGTGGGGGTAGTGACAGAGGTTACAGGTGGGAGAGAGCTGCCTGGGGAAGCTGAAGGATCAGGAAGTCTTCTACATCCCCTTCAAGAAGAGGGGGGATTTTGTGAGGAAAGATGTGGGGCATGGAATCACTAGGTATGAAGAGACTAGACAGCCTGGAGCAGAGAgcctgctctgtgaccttgggctttGCGCTCCAActccctgggccttggtttccccctctataaaatggggacgtAATTCCCATCCCACAGAACTTCTGGATGTGAACACTATTTGGAAACAGTTAGTGAAgtataatcattatttttatttttattttttggctgcaccacatggcttgtgggatcttagttccccaaccaaggatcgaatcCGGGCCCTTGTCAGTGAAaacctggagtcctaaccactggactgccagggaattcccataatcATTATAATTAATATTCAGGCCCTGCCTTGGTAGAACTTACAGTCTAGCTGTGGAGACAGGGTAAATGCAGAAAATGACAAACCAGCTGGTCAGGAGTACAGAAGTAGAGGGCATAGCAGCCCTATCTAGGAGTATGGGAATGACGTTATAAAGGCTGGTAGAAGTGAGTCAGGTGAAAGTGGAGGAACAGCCATGCTAAGTGGTGGGCACAGATGGGCAAAGGCCTGGCGAAGTGAAAGATCAGAAGTGTTCAGTTCGCCAGAATTGGGATGGGGCTCGAGCAGAGGATACAAGGGGCTGGACATCAGACACTGGAGGGTCTTCAAATGCCATGCTGAGGGCTGAGACCTTGGGAGCCTTGGAAAGGTTTGAAACAGGAGAAGGACATGGTCTAGTGTGAGTCTATAATCACTTTTTTGGATACCGGTGTGAAAGTTGGAACTCAGAGGAGGGGAGTCAAGGACACCAAGAGGGAACCTAATTGGTCACCTCCTCCTCGGTGGCTGGGATGGCCAATGGCTTCTCTCTCCAATCTGGGCTAGAACCAGCTAGGctgactgtgtgactttgaggtacgctctcccacccctctgggcCTCGGTGCCCCAGTCCATTCCGTACAGTGGAGGTCTGCGGAAACTGTGGGTGAGGAAGCCCCAGGAGGCCCAAGGTTGGCAAGGACACCCgtgtctcctcctcctcctgttccctctcctcctcctcctgttccCTCTAGGACCTGATGTCCTAAGGaagtctcctccttccctccccctcctccagcctcataCCAATGCCTCTAAGACATTTGCTTTTCTGGTCACTGGGGTCCAGGCACCTGTTGTCTCTAAGAAGAGAGACAGAGCCACCCTAAACTTAGCAGCTGCCCTTGGCCTCCTGCACTGGCCCCTCCCTTCCTCAGTCGACAGCTGCCTCACCTTATACGGTTACCATGGGGGTCCAGGCCCAGGGAGGAGCCCACTTATTACTGGgttctgggaggggaggagaactCCAAAGAGGGGGATGGGGGAAGTGCTTAGGAAGCTTGGGCCAAATGGAAAGTGGAGAAGTTGAGGAGGAGGAGATCGGGAGTGGCATATCTCAGACACTGGTTCACGGGATCTGAGTCTGAGCTGGGAGTAAGGAGCCTCAGAGAACTCAGCAACCAAGTAACTGGGAAGCTGGGAGCTAGGCCTGACTGAAATTTCAGGATGGTGGACTTTGTATGGAAATTGGAGCCCTCCTGGTGCTGAGTCCTGAATCCTGGACCTCAGGGGAatgagagccagagagagaaggggctggTAAAGTCAGGGCTTTGTGTTTGTGGTCTAGGGTAGCCTGGAGGGCTCATGAGATTGGGGTCTGATTTCTTAGCAGAGAATGAGGAGCACAGAGGGGTGTATCAATGAGGAGAGAGGAGTTGATGGCATGGGTCCTGGATCCCCAGAAGAACACAGATATGGGAATTCATGGTATTGGGAATTCATGATTTGGGGTCTGGGATCCCCACTAGAATGGAGGGGGCACTCAGAGGATGAGTTCCAAGGAACTGGAGCCCAGATCCTGGGGAAGAGCTCAGATAGAAGGGGCTGAGGAGAGGGACTTGGGGATTGGGATACCCACAGGAAATGGTGGATCCAGAGAGATGAGTCACTTATAGGATTTTGGGGCTCTGGTTATAGTCGCCTGGGATTTGTTGCGGGCTGGAATGAAAATTAGAGGCTAAGTGAAGGGCAAGAGTACCTGATCAGAGCACTGGATCAAGTGCCCTGTGGTGGGCTTGGGAGCTGAATAGAGAATGGGGCCCACGAGAAGACTCAGGCAGGGCAGCGTGGCGCTCTTATTGGCTAACGGTTGCACCCGGTCCCCGCCCCCTCTCCGCGCTGTCCCCAACTGTCACCCCCACCTCCCGCGCTTGTCTCCGGTTGTCACCGACATCCCTGGCTTGGCACTGCCTGCTGGCAGCACCCCTTCCCTTTGGATGCTGCATTGGCTGAGACAGCTGTCTATCTTCCTCCTTTTGCTAAAGTGAGAGAATGCATTCATTGGCTGACGAGGCAAATTAATCGCAAATTTGACCCTCCCCTCCCAGCTGTCATTTCTTCCTGACCTTCTTGGGGGACCCAAAGAATCCCTCAGCTCCTATCGACTGCGGAGGCTGTCACCGCCCAAATAGACATCACTGTCTGTCAATTTGACCTCCGCCTACTCCCCTTTTCATTG
This genomic stretch from Globicephala melas chromosome 15, mGloMel1.2, whole genome shotgun sequence harbors:
- the SEPTIN1 gene encoding septin-1, whose translation is MGKASQLPTLPAPLFAALNFLPHQRKWGETAGAATAIGAMDKEYVGFAALPNQLHRKSVKKGFDFTLMVAGESGLGKSTLINSLFLTNLYEDRQVPEARARLTQTLTIERRGVEIEEGGIKVKLTLVDTPGFGDSVDCSDCWLPVVRFIEEQFEQYLRDESGLNRKNIQDSRVHCCLYFISPFGRGLRPLDVAFLRAVHEKVNIIPVIGKADALMPKETQALKQKIREQLQEEEINIYQFPDCDSDEDEDFKRQDAEMKESIPFAVVGSCEVVRDGGTRPVRGRCYSWGTVEVENPHHCDFLNLRRMLVQTHLQDLKEVTHDLLYEGYRARCLQSLARPGARDRASRSKLSRQSATEIPLPMLPLADTEKLIREKDEELRRMQEMLEKMQAQMQQNQAQGEQSDAL
- the MYL11 gene encoding myosin regulatory light chain 11, which produces MAPKKARRKAVAEGGSSNVFSMFDQTQIQEFKEAFTVIDQNRDGIIDKEDLRDTFAAMGRLNVKNEELDDMMKEASGPINFTVFLTMFGEKLKGADPEDVITGAFKVLDPEGKGTIKKQFLEELLTTQCDRFTREEITNMWAAFPPDVGGNVDYKNICYVITHGDAKDQE